The nucleotide window CTTGGCGGGCCAAGCCTGATGCCAGATCGGGAAGATGACTTCGTGGAACGAGCCGAGGGCGGGAACGTCGGACGACGGTTCGGACGCGAAGGCGCCGAACGCGGCGGCGGCGGCGACGAGCAAGGCGATCGTGACGCGGCGCATGAATTCTCCTCTTCGGGCGGGACGCCTAATCCTAACCCGCAATACGCGAAACCGTAGGGGAGGCTGGCGCGCCCCGACGATCGTCGGACCGCTCAAGTCTCCTCCGCGCCTGCCTCCCGACGCCCAATACGCGAAACATTGCCTTGCGTTTCGCGGGCAAGGATTCGCGTACCCCTCAGCGCAAGAGCGTCAGGAGCTGGTGGAGCGCGTAGTTGGCGGCGAGGTCCATCAGCGTCGGGCGGTCGACGTTCAGCGAGAGCTTCCGCGTCTCGGTCCGCTCCGGCGTCGAGGCCGCGACGTAGACGAGGCCGACCGGCTTCGTCGGCGTGCCGCCGTCGGGACCGGCGACGCCGGTCGTGGCGACCGCGCAATCGGCGCCGATCGCCCGCCGCGCCCCTTCGGCCATCGCCGCGGCGCACTCCGCGCTGACCGCGCCGTGCCGCGCGAGAATCTCCGCGGGCACGCCGAGCAGCCGCTCCTTGACCTCGTTGGCGTAGGCCTCGATTCCCCCGCGGAAGTAGCGCGACGCCCCGGGCACCGAGACGATCTTCCGCGCCGCCGAACCTCCGGTGCACGATTCCGCGGCGGCGAGCGACCACCCGCGCGCCAGCAGCTTCTCCGCGAGCACCTCTTCCGCGAGACGCCCGTCGAGGCTCACGAGGTACGGCCCGAGGCCGGCGCTCAACGCGGCGCGCGCCTCGTCGGCGAGCGCGTCGGCGTTTTCGGCGGGCGGGGCGGTGATCGTGAAGGTGATCTTGAGCACGCCGGACATCGGCAGGATCGAGACGGCGACGCCCGGTCGCTCGTACCACGGCAGCAGCGTCGGCTCGGCGTCCGCCTCCGGCAGGCCGGTGGCGACCGCGTGGACGACGCGCACGAGCGGCCGGTTCGGGAAGCGGCGCGCGAGCCGCGGCGCGAGCTCCTCCGCGAACATCGCCGAGAATTCGCGCGGCGGGCCGGGGAGCAGCGCGACGACCTTGCCGCCCTGCTCGACGAGCGAGCCGCAGGCCAGGCCGCGCGGGTTGGGCAGCATCTCCGCCCCTTCGACGATCAGCGCCTGGCGGCGGTTGATCGCCGAGAACGGTCGTCCGCGCGAGACGAGCCGCTGTTCCAGCGCGGCGGCCCACGTCGGATCCTCGACGACGCCCCGGCCGAGCGCGAGCGCCGCGCCGTCGCGCGTCAGGTCGTCGCCGGTCGGGCCGAGGCCGCCGGAGAAGATCAGGATGTCGGCCATCGCGAGGGCGGCCTTCGCCGCCGCGGCGATCGAGGTCGTCGTGTCCTCGACGCGCGCGTTGAAGACGAGCGGAATGCCGAGTTCGGCGAGCCCTTGCCTGGCGACCGGCCCGTCCGCGTCCCGGCGGTCGGGATCGAGCATTTCGGAACCGACGACGATCAACGCTGCGGTGGCCATGGCGTCCTCCGGAGCGCCGACGATAGCCCGCGCCTTCGCCCGCGGCCAGCGCGGTA belongs to bacterium and includes:
- a CDS encoding CinA family nicotinamide mononucleotide deamidase-related protein produces the protein MATAALIVVGSEMLDPDRRDADGPVARQGLAELGIPLVFNARVEDTTTSIAAAAKAALAMADILIFSGGLGPTGDDLTRDGAALALGRGVVEDPTWAAALEQRLVSRGRPFSAINRRQALIVEGAEMLPNPRGLACGSLVEQGGKVVALLPGPPREFSAMFAEELAPRLARRFPNRPLVRVVHAVATGLPEADAEPTLLPWYERPGVAVSILPMSGVLKITFTITAPPAENADALADEARAALSAGLGPYLVSLDGRLAEEVLAEKLLARGWSLAAAESCTGGSAARKIVSVPGASRYFRGGIEAYANEVKERLLGVPAEILARHGAVSAECAAAMAEGARRAIGADCAVATTGVAGPDGGTPTKPVGLVYVAASTPERTETRKLSLNVDRPTLMDLAANYALHQLLTLLR